One stretch of Sander lucioperca isolate FBNREF2018 chromosome 13, SLUC_FBN_1.2, whole genome shotgun sequence DNA includes these proteins:
- the LOC116037040 gene encoding prenylcysteine oxidase-like, producing MGCPLLPLIVVVLSARSAIGDPAGSADVDGAPPSKIAVVGAGIGGSATAHFLRQHFGPEVQVDVFEKGEVGGRLATVTVNHNDYESGGSIIHSLNLHMQEFVKQLGLKYRRSVAGKTAVFNGQEVILEETDWYLLDLFRLWWRYGISFIRLQMWVEEIMEKFMRIYKYQAHGYAFSSVEELLDSLGGSGFINMTRRPLCSSLLELGVSQRFIDEVIEPIMRVNYGQNVSIPAFVGAVSLAGAQNNLWAVEGGNKLVCSGLLKMANANLLQAQVNSISPVYSGEDPQYQLSFTTASETRSELYDIVVLATPLQASVRSGVQFQGFTPPFDELPGNYHSTVATIVHGYLNTSFFGFPDPRLFPFASVLTTETPDLFFNSVASVCPVNISTGFRRKQPQEAGVYKVFSPQPLEKTHLKTLFRSYYSVQVTEWQAYPCYGSSQGLPPVELHPNLYYLNGIELAGSAMEMSSVAAKNIALLAYHRWNRQTDMVDQKDLMHRIKTEL from the exons ATGGGCTGCCCTCTTCTCCCGCTGATCGTCGTCGTGCTGTCAGCACGGTCGGCTATCGGAGACCCGGCGGGATCCGCTGATGTCGACGGAGCTCCGCCTTCTAAAATAG CGGTTGTCGGGGCGGGGATAGGAGGCAGTGCCACAGCCCATTTCTTGCGGCAGCACTTTGGCCCTGAGGTCCAGGTGGATGTGTTTGAGAAGGGGGAGGTCGGAGGCCGTCTCGCTACTGTAACCGTCAATCACAACGACTACGAGTCTGGAGGTTCTATCATTCACTCCCTCAACCTCCACATGCAGGAGTTTGTCAAACAGCTAg GTTTAAAGTATCGCCGCAGCGTGGCGGGCAAGACGGCGGTGTTTAACGGCCAGGAGGTGATTTTGGAGGAGACAGACTGGTACCTGCTGGACCTGTTCCGGCTGTGGTGGCGCTACGGCATCAGCTTCATACGCCTGCAGATGTGGGTGGAGGAAATTATGGAGAAATTCATGAG aatCTACAAGTACCAGGCCCACGGCTACGCcttcagctctgtggaggaactACTGGACTCTCTCGGGGGGAGTGGCTTCATCAACATGACCCGGAGACCGCTCTGTAGTTCGCTGCTGGAGCTGGGTGTGTCGCAGCGTTTCATCGACGAGGTCATTGAGCCCATCATGAGGGTCAACTACGGACAGAACGTCAGCATCCCCGCCTTTGTAG GCGCTGTATCGTTAGCTGGTGCCCAGAACAACCTGTGGGCGGTGGAAGGAGGCAACAAGCTGGTGTGTTCTGGCCTGCTGAAGATGGCCAACGCCAACCTGCTGCAAGCACAAGTCAACTCCATCTCGCCCGTCTACTCCG GGGAGGACCCCCAGTACCAGCTGAGCTTCACCACAGCATCAGAGACAAGATCAGAGCTGTATGACATTGTAGTGTTGGCGACGCCCCTCCAGGCCAGTGTCAGGTCTGGAGTCCAGTTCCAAGGTTTCACTCCTCCTTTTGACGAGCTCCCCGGCAACTATCACAGCACTGTTGCAACCATTGTCCATGGTTACCTCAACACTTCTTTCTTTGGTTTCCCGGACCCTCGCCTCTTCCCCTTCGCCAGCGTTTTGACAACTGAGACACCTGATCTGTTTTTCAACAGCGTGGCAAGTGTTTGTCCCGTCAACATCTCGACAGGTTTTCGACGTAAGCAGCCACAAGAGGCCGGAGTCTATAAAGTGTTCTCGCCACAACCTCTGGAAAAGACTCATCTCAAAACACTGTTCAG GTCATACTACTCAGTTCAGGTGACAGAGTGGCAGGCCTACCCTTGTTACGGCAGCAGCCAGGGACTGCCGCCTGTGGAGCTCCACCCCAATCTCTACTACCTCAATGGCATCGAGTTGGCCGGCAGCGCCATGGAGATGAGCTCAGTGGCGGCCAAGAACATCGCCCTGCTGGCTTACCACCGCTggaacagacagacggacatgGTGGACCAGAAAGATCTTATGCACAGAATCAAGACTGAACTTTGA